The Cellulomonas oligotrophica sequence GCCGACGAGGTCCGGCGCGTGCCGGCCACGGGCCTGCCCGCGACGGTGCTCGTGCTGACCGGCGTCGGACCGCTCGACGCGGTCACCCCCGAGACGCTGCGCCGCGCCGCGGGCGCCGCCACCCGCGAGCTCGCCGGGCTCGGCTCGGTGGCCCTGGCCCTGCCCGCCGGCGACGAGGAGGAGGTCGCCGCGGTCGTCGAGGGCGCGCTGCTCGGCGCCTACACCTACACGCGGTACCGCACGGGCGACGGCCCGGAGACGGCGGGGCCGGTCGGGAGCATCGAGGTCGTCACCCCGCTGGCCCGCGACAAGCGCGCCAAGGCGGCCCTGGCCCGGGCCGAGGTCGTGGCCGCCGCGGTGCACGCGACCCGCGACCTGGTCAACGCCGCGCCGAACGACCTGTACCCCGCCGCGTTCGCGGACGTGGCGCGCGCCGCGGTCAAGGACGCGGGCGTGCGCGGGCTGAAGATCAGCGTGCTGGACGAGAAGGCGCTCGCCGCGGGCGGCTACGGCGGCCTCGTCGGCGTCGGCCAGGGCTCGGCCCGCGGGCCCCGCCTGGTCCGCGTCGCGTGGGCGCCGGCGCGCCCGAAGGCCACGGTGGCGCTCGTCGGCAAGGGCATCACGTTCGACTCCGGCGGCATCTCCATCAAGCCGGCCGCGGGCATGGAGGCGATGAAGTCGGACATGGCCGGTGCGGCGGCCGTGCTGCACACGGTGCTGGCCGCGGCGCGCCTCGGGCTGCCGGTCGCCGTCACCGGGTGGCTCTGCCTCGCCGAGAACATGCCGTCCGGCACGGCGCAGCGCCCCTCGGACGTCATCACGATCCGCGGCGGCAAGACCGTCGAGGTGCTCAACACCGACGCCGAGGGCCGCCTGGTCATGGCCGACGGCCTCGTCGCGGCCGTCGAGGAGAACCCCGACCTGGTCGTCGACGTCGCGACGCTCACGGGCGCGCAGCTCGTCGCCCTGGGCGCGCGCGTCTCGGCCGTCATGGGCACCGACGACGCGCGGGACGCGGTCGTGCGGGCGGCGGGTGCCGCCGGCGAGCAGTTCTGGCCCATGCCGCTGCCGGCCGACCTGCGCGCGGGCCTGAAGTCGAAGGTCGCGGACATCGCGAACATCGCCGACCGCTTCGGCGGGATGCTCACGGCCGGGATCTTCCTGCAGGAGTTCGTCGGGACGACGCCCTGGGCGCACCTCGACGTGGCCGGCCCCGCGTTCAACGAGCGCGCACCGTTCGGGTACACCCCCGTGGGCGGCACCGGCGTGGCCGTGCGCACGCTGGTGCGCCTGCTGGAGGACCGGGCCTGACGTCCCGACCCGCACCGACCGCCCGAGGGCCCCGGCACGTGCCGGGGCCCTCGGGCGTCGTCAGACCGCGTCGGACGCGCGCTGCTGGCGGCGCCGCTCGAGGCGGCGGCGGGCGTTGAAGTCGCGGACCCGCTGCGGGTAGCCCGTGCGCTGCACGTCGTACACCGGGATGTCGAGCTCGCGGGCCAGCCGCGCGGCGGCCTGCCCGTCGGGCACCTTGCGGCGCGTCCACTCCCCGTCGGTGGCCACGAGCATGACCGTGGTCGGCGTGACGTTCGTGGCCGGTTCGACGTAGGCCTCGACGCCGACGCGCGTGCGGACGAAGTCGCGCAGGTACTCGACGGTCGCGGTACGTGCCTCGCGGTCGGTCGGCGCGTCGGCGGCCGGCCGGCGACGGCGGGAGAAGAGCCCCATGGGCGGCAACACTACGACCCGTCCCTGGACGTCCGCTGGACGTCCGGGGACCGACGGCCGAGGAC is a genomic window containing:
- a CDS encoding leucyl aminopeptidase, which encodes MITLTSKDPAHLAVDAVVVGVGTRDGSPELLDAAWLPADLQAALVRDARALAVTGGADEVRRVPATGLPATVLVLTGVGPLDAVTPETLRRAAGAATRELAGLGSVALALPAGDEEEVAAVVEGALLGAYTYTRYRTGDGPETAGPVGSIEVVTPLARDKRAKAALARAEVVAAAVHATRDLVNAAPNDLYPAAFADVARAAVKDAGVRGLKISVLDEKALAAGGYGGLVGVGQGSARGPRLVRVAWAPARPKATVALVGKGITFDSGGISIKPAAGMEAMKSDMAGAAAVLHTVLAAARLGLPVAVTGWLCLAENMPSGTAQRPSDVITIRGGKTVEVLNTDAEGRLVMADGLVAAVEENPDLVVDVATLTGAQLVALGARVSAVMGTDDARDAVVRAAGAAGEQFWPMPLPADLRAGLKSKVADIANIADRFGGMLTAGIFLQEFVGTTPWAHLDVAGPAFNERAPFGYTPVGGTGVAVRTLVRLLEDRA
- a CDS encoding oxidoreductase — translated: MGLFSRRRRPAADAPTDREARTATVEYLRDFVRTRVGVEAYVEPATNVTPTTVMLVATDGEWTRRKVPDGQAAARLARELDIPVYDVQRTGYPQRVRDFNARRRLERRRQQRASDAV